Below is a window of Bactrocera dorsalis isolate Fly_Bdor unplaced genomic scaffold, ASM2337382v1 BdCtg142, whole genome shotgun sequence DNA.
TTCTAAACGCAACTCGACTCAATTGTGGATGTTGCCGAATAAATAagtgtaaaattcaattttaagaaaaaagaactaatttatataaaatgagTAACATAACTGGAGCTTAAACAACTTCTGAATGGTTTTTTGAGttctttcataattttctttagCATAACACACTATATGAGTTCAAAAAGTTCGACGTTCTATGTAGAATTTTCAACGGTTATGTACTTTATGCTATCTCGTTTCATAACATGTtcgatttgtattttgtttatttaatatctAATATTTAATAAGGAATATTCGGATACAGGTGTTTTCTTGATGGAAATTCGTTGGAGTTCAGTCACCGCAGCGCACTGAACACGGTGgcattttaatgttaatttacGTTTCACTTATGAGTTTAAACTGTACTTCGATAATTCTGATAAATTGTATATGTTCTGTATTTGTGTTTAACATTTAGTATTATTTAGTATTACAATATGGCTGGTGGTAGTAGGAAGCTATAAATTGTATGCCATACTTGTACCTCGATATTCAAGTTTCATATTGCATTTAACACATTGTCGGCGTAGCTACCATTGttctatttgtatatatgtatgtatgtatgtatatgttatgtcGAACTACTTCTACGGTTAGCAAGCATGGTTTAGTTTCGCAATTCACTTAGTTTCCTTTAAATTGTACATCGGTACATACGAGTTATATAAGTAAGcgcatttaatattaaatattcttcTGTTTATTTTTACAATCAGCTCAAAACTCAAATTGGCattaaaacacaataaaaaaataaatgtatatatgtatatgtttcttaACGCGTTTACtcggattaaaaataaaaaatatatatgcatgtgtatctTTATATGTATAGCAGTGTGGACAAACAAAAGGGTTGAGGCAACCATATTAATGCCACAAATTGTCGTATAAGTTATTGGACTTAATTAAAGAAAGGATAGGGGCTTGCCTTCTATTTTCATAActgtctttttgaaaaattatattttgtccCGAAAGCACAGGGCTCTGCACAATAGAGACTTTGAACGCAATTGCGAAGGCCTTTTGAATGTGGATGTGTgttggatgtgtgtgtgtgtgtaagtctATTTCcaaacatatataatacaatatttttaagttattgaacTAAGTAGCAGTGATACTACGTACAATATGATAACCAACGTAGATATTACatgtttatatgcatatttatctGCTATTATATAAGTAGAATTGTTACAttgattattaaatattttgtttttagattttatcggtttaaatattgtttttaaaatgacTAGGATATCTCAGAACAAGACATTGGCGTACAACCAATGAGAGCAATTGGAAAATTCTTTACGTGTGTTTGCCATTGCGAAGACAACTGGAAGAATTTCACACCAGTCCATTCTGTGCCGTCAATGAAAACTGCAAATACAAAATTGTAAATTCattattcattcattcatttgacTATTTATACAAGCAAACACTAGACCTCAAAGAATTTACAAAGTAATGAGTAATTAAAACAAAGCATCacaaataaaaatcgaattcgaaaattttaatattttttgtcatataCAGCTATTTAATGTCATTACTCACCTCTTAACGGTACTGGGTGCGACGGTTTGGGGGAGCAAATCAAACGCGCCACACCTTCGACGCACTGCTCCTTTTCGAGATCACGgtctttttcctttttcttgCCTAGACGCATAACTAGAAATGCAACGAAATTAGTAACAGCAAAAGAGAGCGCATCACCAGGTCacttactttgtttttgtttcttttctttggTCGCGAAATTCACTGTCATTCCATGGGACATTTCGCCTAATTGGGCGTTCTGAGGTAGCCGCCAAACCTGCAGATTCCTAAATGTGCTCTTAATGCTACTCTTGCCACCCTGGTCGCCGCCGCGCGTGATACTCTTTTCCTTTGGCGTATAATCTCCCGGTCGGATAATGGGCCAATAATCCACTTGCAGCTCCACCGACTCGGAAGCGGCGTTCGACTGCGCTGTGGGTGTGTTAATCGAATCGCCCCCACGATCACGTAGCGCGTTCGCCGACGTTGGTGGCGTTTGCTGAGGGGGTGAGATCCTGCCGCTCTGTGGTGGCGAACCTGATGGTGCGTTGTTGCCTCCAGCGGCGCCGCCGGCGCCAGTTAAATTCGTGGCATTACTGTTGCCAATGGGTATGGCGCTGGACATATGCAGCGACTGTTGCGCGCCAGTATTGCCGCCAGCTTGCGTGGCGTTCTCTTCGAGATCGAGTGAGACTTGCGGACCCTCCAAGTAACCAATGCGCACATCCTGTGAACAGTTTGTCAATTAAcaatatattcgtatatataaGTTTGCTGATACTCACACTAACGAATGGCACGAATATTTGACGTGAATCCTCGTCCTTGTAATTGACCATTGCCTCACCAATGGGAATCTGAGTGCATGGTCCGGCGGCGTGTAGATAACGCTGTATGCGTTGCACCATCTCCACAATATCGGATTTATTCGCCGTGACCGAGTCGCCAAGCGTCGTTGACAACGCCGAGGCATTCACCGTCGTTACAGCACTGACCGCCGCCGCAGTCGCCGCTACGCGCTCGCACAATTGATACCAATTGTCCGAACCAAACATGGCACCATATGTCAAATCCACCTGGCTGAGATAACGCGCTATTGTGCTGCCGCTGCCGATCGGCACAATGTAGAACCGCAAATGATTCAGCCAATCCGGTGGACGCACACCCATCAGCTCGACGTAATGCCGCAAAGCTGCGCCCTGTAACCAATCGCCACCCAACAGCAATATTTTCACCGTATTCGGTGGCTTCGCATTCGAGTTGCAACTAAAAGTAAAAGCGGACAAAATTAAAACCTAAATCGAAAGCACACTACCTTGCGACttactatttttgtattttgcccATTAGCGCTTGCAGCACCGCCTTCACTTCCGCCGTATTTTGCGGTACAAAAGCTGGCTTGAAGGAGTTTGCCAACAGCGTTGTCAGTTTGGGTATTAGTGCACTGCCACTTAGCGCCTCAGGGGGGCTGATTATTGTGACCACATCGGGAAGATTTGTGTCCTCACTGGCGAATATTCGGCTCAATTGATCGAGCAACAGTTTTCGCGGTTCGACATTTGTCGGCGACAGACATGTCTCTAATACTGAACGCGGCTCAGCTGTTAAGCTAAGCGTCTGCTTTTTCTTACCCATGGCCATGCCAATAGCACCACCGCCGCCACTGCCGCTGCCAGCGCCACTTGGTGTGTTGCTCGATGTCCGGAACAGGCGCGAACGTTTCTCGCTGAAAGTGAAAGCACTGCCGCTGTTACCGCCACCGCTCACTGGAGtcaactgctgttgttgttgttgcaataactGCAAACGCATGTAGTCCTTGTCGCTACGTGGCGGACTGTTCTGTGGGTCGGAGTTCTGGCCATCGGTATTGAAAGCGTTGCCCTCATTGCCAGAGCTGTCGTTCCGGTAGTCGGTCGGACGATCTGAGGATAATAAAATTAAGGCATACATAGTATTTAAAATACAGGGAAATGTGTTTACATTGTTTGGCATTTAATGACTAGGGAAAAAAGAATTTAAGAGAATAAGGATGTAACACGAACCTCTAAAACATAACGAGGCATCCAAATAAGGGTAGTGCCCACTTACGTATTTATTCTAGTGTGATTAATATTTAAAAcgggttacatatttataacttaattttaacttttcgtTTTTACAGTTTTTGCGCACAAAATTACGAAATGGGAGAGAAAATATTTGCAGTATAAATTCTTCTAGGCGATAACATGCTAACTAgactataaaataataatttaaataactcGTTTTTAACGTCAGGAATTTATTTCAAGGAACTACTGAAACTTCGACTctataaaatatgatttttgacaAGACCGGGAGTACATTGGCCCattttgcgaaaaataaaatgtctaaTGTTAAAAAGCCTGCAAAAATTTATGCATTCTTGGGTATTATAAtgaaattacataaatatttcttttttttaatattacattcTCTCATGAATGACGACTAGGGCGATACTAGACGCTAGGCAACCGTAACAGAAGCTGGTCTTTGCCGACTGCTGAATGTAGTTTGATGTATTTATCCTCCTTCATAATATGAACTATAAAGATTCTACCTTTTATTGTAGTTGTAGCCGAAGCCCTTCAAATCGTATTGGTAAAAAGACGAATTACGAATTTTTGGATAACAGATAAATGATTGAAAAGCAAATTAGTACTCgtattacataatatttttcaattttgtatgtATTCCTGCACATGGAATTATccgtatttaacaaaaatacccAGCTGTCAGTTCCTATTGGAAATGAGAACTCATAAAATAGGACCctttatttttaactgaaataaaaagaggacttaaaagtattttttgggTTACTGTTCCCATATCTAATCCCTGATCTATATCctcatattaaataattatttaaggaAAACTGTAAGACTTACTCATAAATAACAGTTAATAAGTACGACAATAAAcgaatttacttttaaatatagGAATTAGTAACATGACAGCAAGCACTAAGTTCTACTCACAAggaaagtaataaatttatatagtaCAATTATACAATTACTTATTATGAATACAATAAATCTGATCAAGAATTAGATTGCTGATAATGGAGAGCgacaaaaaatatgatttgaattttcTAAACTTCACTGGAAAATGACGAGCCAATAAGCCATGGATTTTGTAATTTCTCAAGCCTTCGACGAGCCGTCAGTAGAAGCTCCaaatctgtacatatgtatatttttgactCCTGATTCCAAGTTTCGTATTTTCTGCACACATGCAGATCTCCTTTCTAGGGAAACTTATTGAAATGCTAAATGTTTTTCACGAACTCACTAACTCGTTAACTAATTTTGACTTATGGCACATTTCGCCAAAAATTTTGTCGCTCGCAGTCCATCACCAGCATTTACGCGCCAAATTACTCGTACGTAGCAAATGAAACAGAATTCAACAGATAAAAGTGATAGGATTCTAACAAAGGGCGAACATTCATTTAATTTCGTGTGGATTAATAATTTCGAAAGTAAATAGGTGGGATGAACGCATATTCATTAGGTGTAAAGGGCTGTGTTTCTTATGTTGAGTGTAcacttgcaaaaataaaataaaaccaaaatttaagaACTCAAAGGATAAAATAACAAATGGGAAACCAATTTTTTAGTCGTAATCAAAAAGAAGTAAAGCAACTAAAAAGACGTCTTctctttatctttatattagcAAACGAAAAAGGAAGCATAAAGAAGAGAGTTAAAAGGAAGGCGTGAAAGGCGAGCTGTGGATGGGGAGTactttaagaaattaaatagtttatattgcaaaagaaatcaaGTGGATAGATACAGAgtaattaaagaattaattaatttttgtaatttgtatttaatttttgtattatgttgATTAATGTTTTAGTTGTTTATGGTTTTTGGTAGAGAGAATTTACACAGACCTGGTGTTGTTGCcgaattattgttattgtttgttaaaTGAATGCATTTTTGTCTAGTATTATCATAATTGAATGACGAATTGGTCAATTGGTCGCTTTTATCCGATGATCTGCGTTCAAAGTTGCCTGCAAAAGAAATCGTTCAAGCCATGCAATTTCATTCGATCgaaacaaatacataagtaaTTAAGTCAATTAATAATCATTGTCAATTACGCCAAATATCAATGTACTATACATACTGTATGTTTCAatgtataattataaattatgaatACTTAAGAAGTAATGCTCATCGAAGTTAGCTGGATAATAAATGTACGGATGTGTGTATGAGTTTATACTAGTATTAATGCAAAATGATGAATATGTGATAGGATGCTGCAAACCACGATACCACGATACTAACTAATCGCTATTGTACTTTTCGATTCACATTACTGTTACGCTAGTAGTTTATAGCTCAAatgctaaaacaaaaattaattaattaatgttaaattatgtaatttattttatcttacTAACATACATCATAGAAGTTAGAAGTCGTTACTATTACTGCACtctaatcaaaatatttgtatgtatatgtacagaaTTACCGTTAGACACATTAGTCTCTAATTAGCAAAATGCAACAAGTCAGAATAATGAAAAgatgcgaaaaaattaaatttaaataaaggaaTATGAATGAAATGTACTACATTCTCATAAAACGGAAATATAATTCTGTTAAACTATTTTACttcgtcacctaaaatgaaaAACCACATATCGTGACTTttcaaaaagttaaagaaaacgGAAAAACCAATATGAAATCgagttttggttatttttatatatatatttgtatgtgtaatatgatgtagtgaatcatAAGTCACAAAAAACTCATTTTCGAATTCTTTCTCAGGGCGTTGTTTTATATCTTAGGTGACGGTTTACAGTACAGCTGCCCACTTAAACACTAATTTGTCGGCGCGTTAGATAAAATTAACGAGAAAGTTagaaattattagaaatatactGCTGAGAAGGCTCCACAACCAACAATGGTTTTTTTAGCCCAATTAACTCGACTTCAATTGCCTTATAGTATACtagtaaatatttctatttttgaaggaaattggtgaaaaaaatcgaattttgatttgatttaaaaaaataattgaaattttgtatgtgaAAAGTTGTAAAGACGAAACAATATTGAGTTTCTCTGCAAAATGCACAAATGGCACTCTTCTTCTTcctatttttacttttactattAGTTCTGTGTTAGAAAACCGAATTCGCTTTGCGCTTCGTACGTGTGCCGCTTCATACATTTGCACATGTTGTGCCATCCGGCCTTGCTAATTTCATCCTTGTTCAATTCTGCCATTTGTCGGGCATTGGAATAAGGACGAAGCTGTTTGGTCCTTCATCTTGCGCCAGAGCAACCTTCATCATTTCCATGCCCTTGTACGGCACTTGCCCGCCAGTAGCAACAGCAATCAACCCTGACCGGGTAGAGGTCACTTGGCGACATTTTGTTGCTGTAGTGGTGAGCGGAATAAAGTTGTCGCCCAAACTAAGTCGTTTACAGTTGAACCAAGCAGCATGGTCCACTTTTCGTTtaacttatttataaattcaacaGCTTTGCATTAGGAGAAAAATAAGAAGGCTATCGAAAGATTGATCGGTGGTGACCGGCATGAGTAGGAAGTGAATGATTGTCTCctttgtattttctttattgttgtGGTATTTCAATTAGGTCAAGGCTTATAATAAGGGAATAATACTGACAAATTTCCCGACATGTGTAAAACgaagattttaatatttttggaggATGTATTTTTCTTGTGTCAATTGCTAAGTGctctttaaaaattagtaaattttcacatttcttaATGAAAACTGAGCAAAACATTTAATCTTGAAGAGATTTTGTCAGGGTTTATACTACATATTAGACATTCAACAACGTCTGTCGGACCCCTGCGGCGAGCTGATGCTTAGCCAAGGGCTTAgttgatgtacatacatacatatgtataatatgtgtaGAAAGACTTGCAAGCAAACAAGTGAGTCTGCGGGGAGACAGTCAAGCCTTCttaagtaattaaaacaaaattaatgacTTTTGACAATTTCCATAGACACTTGATATGCTTAATGGAACAATTGTGGTCGAGTGAAAAATGGTCTGATTAATGTTTACAAACTAAAAACTGTTATGTATGAAATGTATAGGTAGATAGATATTACAGAGATattagtttatttaaatatttttcatttttagagCTTTGTATATGAGCGTTTCTATGATAATGAAAGCCGTAAACCTATCTAACGCCGACTTCaaagcaaaattgcaaaatcaGACCTACCAAAAATGAATAATGAAGGTGAACTAAAGCATCTaagtacaaattaaaattacttcagaattacttcaaataatataaaatctgagtatacatattttaaataagaaGTTTCGaactaaatttgtatatatgtatatatgtatatgatccTATATCAAAGAAATACACATCCTCAATTAGATACAATAGTTCATCCATTTACCATAACGAATTAGTTGATTGCAATTCACATTCCAGTATTTAACAACTTACCACCACCGGCGCTATTGTCGTGCAGCATTATCCGCGAATTGGTGAAGAATGGGCGCAGCGAAGGTTTTGGTGTCGACCCAATAGACAGGCTGTCCATGTCGGGACCAGAATCGTCGCCCTCGCAGCATGACAGCGATTCGAGCTCCTGGAAGAGTGCATCCAAATCGCGTTCGCCACGAAGAGCTGCGGTGCCACGGCTCACCTCACCCTCCAACTCCTCGGAGGCTTTGAAACGTTTCAGCAAAGCGACAATTTTCTGCTTGAAATTACGTTGTTGTAATGAAATTGTCTGCAAAGGAGAAACAAATTGAAAACGAAGTGAAAATAACTCTTCTGCTTTCCATTGccaataaaatatgtgaaatttaaTCAATAATTGAAGTGCCATCCATAGTAGACCCTCCAGCGACCAATTCCTAAAGCGTCACATAAACAAATCTAAAACAAGAAGACTCTAGAACAGCGACCCTAACGGTATTAACTGAGGTCTATGCATACAAACGTCCCTTTCGATTGACGTAAACAGGTTGTCTTACCATTACGTAATTGTTTGAAACAATTTACTGCTCCTTAATTGTTTGATGATCCGAGGTGCACCGAAgtgcttttcaaataaataattcagGAGCCTTGAGTTGATTTCCAagcaattttcgaaaattgtatgTCTTTATGTTTGAGTGCAGGTACCCAATTATATAAGTATGCAATTATAAACTATTCCTCACAGCCAATTAGTTTAATAGCAATAGAAAAGGTCTTTTCACAACTTCACTTCAAAACTTTTcagaataattaatttatctGTCCCTTTGTGTAATTCTTCTTCAGAAAGAGATTCGCAGATAAATGTTCGATATCTTTATCTTTTTAGATTTCAGAATATGAATAGAAttgcatattatatttaaaaaaatagactcttcttcttaattggcatagacaccgcttacgcgattatagccgagttaacaacggcgcgccagtcgtttcttcttttcgctacgtggcgccaattggatattccaagcgtaggtCCCtttccatctggtctttccaacggaatggaggtcttcctcttcctttgcttcccccggcgagtactgcgtcgaatactttcagacctggagtgttttcgtccattcggacaacacgACCTACCCAGCGTATTGGCATTACAAATTTGAATACTGTAGTGTCTCCAAAAATATCTGCCAGCTATTCCGTCTTCGGTAAAAATTTTGATGGGTTACCGTATTATTTTTCCCGAAAAAATACACAAAGAACAATGAAGAAGGTACTATTAATAGGCAACAATCACCACCACCTTCGCATGAATTACCGATTTATCAATGCCCAATTTAGCTTCTAGTCAACAAAAGACACCAAAAGCCAGAAACTGATATTTTAATCCATGCGTTATTATAAATCCGCACCGAAATATCACGGCCAAGGCAAAAAGCCGCCGCAAAAGAAACCGCAATAATGCGAAAATGTGCATTTAATTAGATTTCTGCTATTCTAggttaaataaataagtttgtgtgtgtgtgtgtgtgagcgaaTGGAATTCAAAGAAAAAGTACAGAGATCCCCCACAGGTATTTGTGTGCTTAACTGACCAGAAATATGGGTTCGtcaacaaaaaatgtgaaaccCTTTCCAATGAAAGGTTCATGTACTAAATACACTATGGTAAATAACCATTTCTAATAATAGGACGACAGGCGTCAGCGCGGCGACGTGAAGTGAAAGAGAATCACAAACCAACCGAAATGtgagtatttgaaatattaagtaTCAAAACTTAATTAACGTGTCAACGTGACACGAAAGGCCCCGCGAACATGACGGTGAAAAACAACGCACAAAACCTTTGAGGGGCTGAAAcagttaattatataaattgctTGCAACAATTGGCACTTAACACTGCGGAGATGAGACActgacatacacacatacataaaagcaAGTGTATATTGCTGATTGAAATGGTAACCTGTAAATTACGACGGTAACCAAGCTTTTTAGCGtcgtttttgtttacttaactAAGCTTGTGTATTTAATAATACAACACATGTCTACATTTGCATGAACTCAtacaacatacacatacatacatgcatgtatgtgtacttATGCACATTCCCATAAGTTATGTTGGCGTTTTGGCGTCTCACGCACGTTCGCAGGCAATTTACTTGCAAAACAGAGTTAGTgtagtaagtatgtatatgtatttgtgtgcctATGCATaattatgtacacatacataaatagataTGGCCCTAGAgacgtattaaaattaaattaaatcagtTTTCACACTTTCTGCAGCCGACGGCAAAGAGGCGCTCCAATGAATTTGAGCAGTGGCGCTGCATACAGCAGGGGGCcacaaaaattaacatttactcACAATGCAGCTCAAATCAAATCAGTTATAATATACTTTACGGTGGCTTGCTTCTTTGCTGGGCGCTCTTAGCACCTCCTTCAATACCAAAAGCAGTGTCGTAGATACAACAGCATAGAAAAAAACTTGAGATAAACTCTAGAAAACAACAAGTGTATTTGGGCAGCTTCCAATTACCGCCAGCACTCCCAACCTtaaacgaaaattcaaaatttttcacaatttagcTTCATTCCAACCTTCATTAATAGgattccaacaaaaacaaagttacTTACACAAAGTGTTGAACCtaatttgcatttgcaattCGCCTCCAATGAAGGCAGACCACCCGTACCAGTAGGCATTGCCGAGTCGCTGCGTCAACAAAGAAAAGCGTATTAAAACAAGTTcctaaaacacaaaataaactcGCCCAAAGGATAAGCGGCAGCGTGATCTATTTGGCAAACAAACCAGCAAAGAAACACAAGCTAAAAAGTTAAGCCTTATCAGGGAGAGATATTTTCGGGGGATAAATTCGTGCAAACAGGAGGaaactttattaatttgtttttgtgtagaTTAAGGATgcggaaaccaaaaaaaaaacacaatatacGAACTCTTGTACagtatgtgcgtgtgtttgtaaataattttgaatttgggGGCAAGCCGATAAACAATGAATTGTGCGTGTGTGAGTTTGCTTAGTAGAGCGCAGAGCGGAAATGTTGGCGCTGTTTATtcctacattttttttaatatcttcgaCATAAATCCCAAATCGGTGCCATGTTTCGTTCTCTTAGCACCCGAAATGCATTCGATAAGCAGCTTTTGTACTCCATCTGTTACtcataactttattttaataacaaaaaatgccGAGCAGGAAAGTTAATGAGTATGAGCCCACCTAAGActttcgaaataaatatatttacttaaattcctaatcatttattttcgtaGATTACGATGAAGTGTTTGTTGTCGGATCAGAAGGCATCAAAATGGTGCAAGCGTTTATTTTTGATGTTTCCTACggctcgcacacacacacgggGCCACTAAGGTGTACTCCTCGTGCGTCGTTGCCTTTGTTGTTCCACGTC
It encodes the following:
- the LOC105232498 gene encoding phosphofurin acidic cluster sorting protein 2 (The sequence of the model RefSeq protein was modified relative to this genomic sequence to represent the inferred CDS: added 236 bases not found in genome assembly) yields the protein MKMVDKSSKLDKFSANMGVSGTGAGGSGGGGSGVNSGFTTGASSLLHTGVGSQNGQKPVPMKLFAAWEVDRTPPNCMPRLCSLTITRLSILTPLPGDMTSLTLAVKMQSSKRTLRSHEIPINSSGFTQSGASGGAVTGSTAPNSGGGGAAGNIIQQSNSGATLVGGSSGSAQMGSAIIGTPGNIGNTGIGIGGSGSGASMTMGGFAAVGGGATTMPLAETELDLHFSLQYPHFIKRDGNSNRIGYNLPFSPFSRSNAHRLVILLQRRKKYKSRTILGYKTLAEGIIRMDAVLQKSMDMTVELTASGKNGRPGTTVACLRAERVSSIPVDQDNKNNNSVLLADRVAEYSDEDEEGEFSSGEFNDDAAELGIPGYDPKRDYNPSKHDMRKYRKLQRSEVEDVALGTNPVDSDSEFEMKDKSSSRAKISRTISLQQRNFKQKIVALLKRFKASEELEGEVSRGTAALRGERDLDALFQELESLSCCEGDDSGPDMDSLSIGSTPKPSLRPFFTNSRIMLHDNSAGGGNFERRSSDKSDQLTNSSFNYDNTRQKCIHLTNNNNNSATTPDRPTDYRNDSSGNEGNAFNTDGQNSDPQNSPPRSDKDYMRLQLLQQQQQQLTPVSGGGNSGSAFTFSEKRSRLFRTSSNTPSGAGSGSGGGGAIGMAMGKKKQTLSLTAEPRSVLETCLSPTNVEPRKLLLDQLSRIFASEDTNLPDVVTIISPPEALSGSALIPKLTTLLANSFKPAFVPQNTAEVKAVLQALMGKIQKYCNSNAKPPNTVKILLLGGDWLQGAALRHYVELMGVRPPDWLNHLRFYIVPIGSGSTIARYLSQVDLTYGAMFGSDNWYQLCERVAATAAAVSAVTTVNASALSTTLGDSVTANKSDIVEMVQRIQRYLHAAGPCTQIPIGEAMVNYKDEDSRQIFVPFVSDVRIGYLEGPQVSLDLEENATQAGGNTGAQQSLHMSSAIPIGNSNATNLTGAGGAAGGNNAPSGSPPQSGRISPPQQTPPTSANALRDRGGDSINTPTAQSNAASESVELQVDYWPIIRPGDYTPKEKSITRGGDQGGKSSIKSTFRNLQVWRLPQNAQLGEMSHGMTVNFATKEKKQKQIMRLGKKKEKDRDLEKEQCVEGVARLICSPKPSHPVPLRVFIDGTEWTGVKFFQLSSQWQTHVKNFPIALIGCTPMSCSEIS